The Grus americana isolate bGruAme1 chromosome 20, bGruAme1.mat, whole genome shotgun sequence genome segment GAGTGCTTGCAGGTAGCTGTGTTtggggcagcagcacagcatgcAGGGTTGGTGCATCAACTGGAACAGCTGTCTGAGCTGCACAGGAGTCAGAAGCCTTGGAGAAGCCACCTGAACATGCGGGTGTTACAGAAGAAACGCTGGATGTGGTGCCTCCAGGACTCACTGAGGTCACAGGTAAGGGAGTTATGGAATGGTTAGCTGTCTTTCCCAAATGTACTCCTTCTGCTACCTGGGCACTTGGTGCTTTTGTGTCTGCACTGCTGGGATGAGATGTACCAGCTGGTACAGGAGGCACTCCTAAGCTCGAGACATTGCCATTGGAAGTCACAGTCATCTGACATTGGCTTCTCACAGCAGCAGTTGGCAGTCCTTGGGGAACACCCACCACAGCCTGTACAGCGGTGGGGAGCAAAGCCTGTGGCGTCACCACCCATGTGAAAGGCAGAACGCTGTTGGGAATCAAATGTGAACCAGTTTGTGGAGTTACAAGAGCGGGCAATAGATTTACTGGCCTCTGTTGTGGTCCATTACTATTGAGTTCACAGGTAACTGGTGTGGAAAGAGACAATTTGTTGGTGCCAGACTCAATGCCAACAGGCACCACTGTAATTTGATGTGAAACAAAAGCTTGGTTTTGCAACACTACTGAAGTTGAACTACCAGCCAGGACCTGGCCATTGCACCCTCCCTGATTTGGGgccttctctgctgcagctggattCACACCTGGAAAAACCCCTCCTTCAGAGCTACCTTCCAAAGCTTGCTCTTTTAGCTCCTTATTGGATTGTAGTTCTGCCCCTTGTGGGGAACCAGGGCTTTTCCCAGTTTCTGACGCTGATGAGGAATGGTTTTCAAGCACAACAGGGGTAGAAGTTGAACATGCAACAGATGTAAATGCCGGCAATGGAGCTGGTGCACACTGTGCTTGGCTGTTTGTACAaccagctgctgcagatttGCTCTCTGCTTGTGCAGAAGGAATGATTTGCTGTGGTGGGTGCTGGATTATCAGTGGCCCCGAAACCAGCATCTGTGGGGCAACAAATACTGTCCTCTGCATCGCTTTCTTAGCCCGGGATTCTCTTAGCCGCTTCTCTCTCAGTAATTCTGAGACAGTTTTAGGCTTCTGCCTTTGCACTTGGGCTGGTGGAGCTCCCTGCACCGCAGGAGTGCTGCTctcagagacagcagcagcagtctccCTTGCTTTTAACGCAACAGGTCTGACAGCATTCCTCGGTATGCCCCTTCGGGAGTTCCTCTGAGTACAAGATTGTGATGAATTGCCTACAGAGGAGgggaataaaatttaaaaaaaaaaaaaaaaaaaaaaagattgaacagtatttttaaaaacctttccttAGCTATTAAGCATCGAGTACCCTGCATAGGAAGTAGCAAAATTCCTTTTTGTGAGAGTTCCTACAACAGGTCTTGATTTAAACAAGCCCCATCCTGATACCCTTCAGGTAACTCTGATGCAACAAGTTTACCGCTTGTTCAGTAATGATGTAAATTTCCCCAGAAATCACAGATGGGCTAGGAATGCACCTTAACACCGCACAGGAGAAATTGTACTGGTCAACACTACACCGGCACTTTGCACCAGCCAGGATGACAACAACGAACTGGGGTTTTGGTCGGTGCCAGCATGTTCACTACAACCTACAGCCAGCACCTTGCTGGGGAAAAGCATAACAGTGATAGTCTACAGAACTGGTGGCCCCAAGCCACTGGTCCCCCAGcccttcagtattttttccagtccttACCAAAGGGTAACATATTTAGCCAATAACTGAAAGATCCAAGAGCTAGCAAAAAATGCACATGACAATGTAGTTTTGTTCCAAAAGTTCTCCTTCAGTTAAGTTGGTCATTAATGTAATGGTGATGAATTAAGTGAAAAGTTCTTGcatatcataaaaataaatgttctggTAGGTACCTGAAGAAGTCTCCATATTTTGGGAAGCCTgccaaaaaaattatattaaattatacTTCTGAGATATCTAAAGATCATTAAAACAGCACAGGTGTGAATCAAACCCACATCTACTAACATCCTATACATTTTATTATGCTTCTGAACTAAAACAAACTGGTaacacacgcacacaaacaGCCCCACTGGccacagagaatgaaaaatgtgaaaatgggAAAAGCTTAGAAACAGACCGTGTGCAATACCTGCTGAGGCCTTCTTGCATTAGCCCTAAGCAGCTCTGACTGCCTTAGCCTTCTCTCACGAATAACCTTCATGCAGCCATTGGTATCAATCTGAAAGAGCTGCAAGATGaggatttcattaaaatttgatTGAGAATAAAAACATTCTGGTAGAGCCAGTAACAATACAAGACGGATGGGAGAGACTTCACATACAAGACTCTGGGGACATTTTCACACTTACAGAAAAAGTCCTCAGAGTATTAGATTCTGGATGCAGgatttatttaagaaacataTGCAAGCCATGAGTTCAGATTAATCCAGTATTAGGTGATTAGTTTAAGGAACAAAGATAAACCATTTATTTAACCATCAAATATAGAAATAAAGATTACCACTGTTTGAAAGCAGATAATGCTAATAAGACAGTAAAACCTACCTGAATGAAAAGTGTGAACAGAGGAGTGCTCACAAGACTGACTGATTTAAGCTTCTCTTGAATAGAATCAGCTAGAAAAAAAGTCCAATATCAAAATCAGCTGGGCATTCACTTAGAAGATGTCAGAATGTAGGGACAAAAAGTAGGAGAGTACTATCCTTGATGGGTCACCACTACCTTTTGTCTGATGAAAAGCCATCTTCCCAGTTTGCAAGGTGCAAGGCAGTAGTACATTGCCCACCCAAGGTGTCACTGCCATTAGAAGCTTTCTGTCAAGGTTCATTCTTCTCAAACGCTCTCTCTCTTGACGGTAAGTTTTCTCTGTGATGTTCTGCAGTCCCTGAAGCTTCTGGCCAACAGAAGTACTAACTCCAGATATTTTTGGTAAAACAGCGGCAGAGGGTTTTAGTATCTTTGATTGCTGTGCGTGAACAAATACATATAGTTCTAATTAGGAAGGTTCTACCATAATTAGTCCCAGGACAAACTATTCATGAGGcagttatgaaagaaaaaaaaattatgagctTTTCCTCTTGAGACTACAGTGCAAGAAGATTTGTGATTCTATCAAAAAACATTTCCCACTAAATACAGCCCGGCAGTGTTCGCATCACAGGAGTGGACAAGGCAGAAAAGGCACTTACAAGTTTCCTCTGAAAGCATGTGTTATTTCTTAATACTCTTCTCACATTCTCCAGGGTAACCCGTAGCACTTGCTTTCCACATCTGGAAGCCTTAAAACAAAGCATACGAGAAGAGATAAAAGGGAAAGTATCTCTCAGAAAATTACTTGCACTGGCTATACACAGAAGGTACAAAAGTTTTCAACATTCCTGCTGTTGGAAGTATCTTATTAAATCACCCCTGAAGCACAGATGCTTACCTTACCTTCTAGTCCTTGTGCATTGTCACAACACCAAATCTCTACTTTGAAAAAGCCTTTGTGTGAAGTAGCTACAGAAACCCACACTGAGGGTCAAAATTTATTGGATGATTCTCTTTGCATTCTTTGGTTTAACAGTACAAGGGACGGGACGAGAGGTTTGAAAAAGCCACTGGCTCTTCCCTAAACTTCTATTAGTAAAATAATGCTGTATCTGTAATCAAAATTAAAGCTCTTGCAACCCTTGCATACCATAACCCCCAGAACACACCGCTTCTGTAACCAATAAACTTGTCATCAGTGCAACTGATCCCACAGTCTAGGGCACACGTGCAATTTTTAGCACAGAAGTCAGAACATTTTTGCTTACATGAACTTACCTAGAAATTTTgacatttaatattttgctaAGGAATATCTTTCTGCAAAAACGTGCTAGGAAGGTTTGTACTGTTTCAGTGCGTGATTAGGGGTGAAAACCCAACCCAGAACCAGATACAGATGTATAAGTAACTTAATTCTTCCAAACTTTAAGCGTATATGCCCTAGTCACCAGGGTAGGGAGACACCACAATTCACTGGACAATTCTCTTTATGAAGATaggaaaagttttgtttctgtgacaCTATGGGTAGGAAGGAACACAGCTATTTTCTAGGTAATGCACAGGGAGGCAGTGCTAGAAATTTCTGGTTTGAGCCCACCGCTCAGTTCCCAACAGCACCCCCCAATGGCATAGTGAGAAAGCAGCCAACAGAGGCACAAGAAAAGATTTTGCCATCTACTCATCAGATATTCTCTTTACTGCAGCAACTGCGCTTCCCCATGACTTCTGATCTGAGCTCCAACCCCATCAAGAACAAACTGAGCATCCCAGGATTTACCTTTGTCATTACTTCTACTGGATTCTTCACAACGACGTCTGTTGAATGTGGACGTGCCATGCCCCTCAGGAGGGTGTTCAACTCTGACGGTTTATCAGCAGCTCTGTCCTTGTTTCCATCACACGTTGCACTTGGACCTTCACTGCTACTAGTCTTTGCATCAGCActcacaggagagaaaagggatgGAGTTTGGTATCTTCCTTTGTTTGATTCCTGCATATTTGTCCGTGTCGGTATCCACAAATCAATGCTGGGAAATGCACACTCCTCCTTGCTcgttttttcctcttctgaactGTCTGCTAAGTCCAGTTCTATGTCTTCACTGCTACTCTCCGAAGAGCTGGAACTCTCTTGCACATGTCGGCGTTTTGTTGGCCTAGATCTTTTCTTCTCAGtcaaaaaaaagcacagacaaGTTTTAGCCAGTGTTCACCCTCAACTTGCAAATCTCTCAAAAGTTTTATGGGGCAGTGTTCTATCAGTAAAGCCTAACTTCAAAATGGATAGTTCTGCTTTACTTCTGCTAAGATTAACTAAATCCAGCACAACTGACAATTACCTTTGGACACAGATTTTTATTGGTTTAGATTCTtatatgcaaagaaaaagctACAGATAAAGACAAGTTTGTGTTAAGAACAGATGCACATGGAAGTACAAGCTAAGTATAGTGCCCTATCTCAACACATTTGGACTTCCATGAATCCTTCCCTAGGGCAGGTGCTTTGCCAGGAAACAGGACTATCCTTAACATGGTCTTAACTTCTGGAGTGCGTGGTACCAAAACTGGCAACTCGTGAGGTACATACGTGAAAACCCAGGTATATCCCATCCTTACTAGCACTTTGGGGCAGTAAAGAAATGCTGGataatatacaaatatatagcAAATTAACTTCAGACCTTCAGAACAAAGGCTGCTTTAACACATCAAAAAATCAGACCATGAACATCCATGACAAAAGCGTTGATTATGTAAAATCAatgttaatttttgtatttatttcacaggATTTCACATTTAGAGAATCTTCATTAAAGAGATGAGACTGTGacacagcagcattttgtaCAATACCTTAGACCCAATCATGAGCTTCCACTTGCTTAGACATTGGGAGCCAGTCCGATGTGGCAATTCGGAAGCTATTTTACTCCAGTGACCTAAAAAGGATGCAGAGTAGAGCATACCTATTAATGCAACAAACTGAGACACAGGCCTTTTCAGTGCAGAACATTACACATATATTGTACATTTCCTTGTGTAAGAAACAGAGTTACCAGATGAATGGATCTCAAAACCTTAATAACCATTTGTGTTCTTCAATCAGACTTTGCACCACTATACACTCAGCTAAAGTCAGAAACTACTAGAATATGAACCAATAACGAAAACCCTAGCAGAATTACACACTCTCTTGTAGCAGTAAGAGCGTGCTTAACAGAAAGCTTAAACTGAATGCTGAAAAGCTTCTATTTGTTAAGATGTTAAGGAAGGctatcttaaagaaaataagagaattaTTTCTGAGGCTGTTTAGAGGAGAACTGACCCCTCTAAACTGTCATAGCTCTGACGCTTTCCTAACAGAGCTACCGAGCTCTTTACTACACAATCCCTCAATAACTGAATTTCCAGGAACAGACTACACAATATAAGGAAGGTTGCAATCATCAATATGAAGCAGAGCCTGCTAGTATCAGCTGCAGGGCTTAAAATAGAAGAGGAGGAAACTTAAATGATGAATTTCTTAACAATACTTACTTCTCTAAACTTCTAAAGATCAAGCCACAGAAACACTTACCCAGGCCGTGCTTTTCAACCAGTTCAAtcagctgctcctcttcctctaAACTCCACTTGCCCTTCTTTACATCACAGTGCAATGCTTTTAAGTaccttcaaaatgaaaactttaaaagtaaGGAACATTCAATCCTGCTTGTACAGTTCTCGTCATCACTGCATACTTTGAGgctgaacaaaaccagcattCCTTACCagatctttcctttttctaaggGATCCCATCCCCTTTCCCTTAATACAGCACAGCTACAATCTCTTTGTTCTCAAAAATATCATGCCACCCATAAAACGGGTCATTGAAATTAGGGCACACTGTACTCTGAGTCTCCTGGAGTCCAAGGCTGAAAATTGCTCAGCAGCTCATTATTGGCGTTCAGTTACAGGGAGTCACTGACTAGATCATTTTCAGAGATGCACAGACAATACACGGATGACAACCTTCCCTCCCTACATGCGCTCATTCGCACTTAATGACccctttgctttattttgaacaACATCCTTCCCAACCTCTACTAACCTGCAGGCAGCTACACTGAGGGAGTAGCACACCACAGGCAACAGTGCACTGTTCTCTTGTTAAACTCAATTTCACCTTTTTGACTTCTATAATTACAAATGCAGGGTTACATGGAGACAACGTTAGAGACTATATTTAGACCATAACCACCTTTACAAAACAGCTCTTAAGGTGACACTGGTTTAAGCAAAtcaaatgtatttgtaaaataatttacatcTTGGGTCTGTGTAATACACTTGAAAGTAGAGTTACTAGATTTAGCGTACTTACCGATCTCTGCACTGAGCATCACTCCTCCCTGGCACTTCTGTCCGAATTTTATACCAGTCACGCTCTCCATACTTCTTAACTGCGGCCAACAGCATCTATGTTAATGAGAGAAAGCAAGAGTTGAAATTCTCATCAGTAATAATCTTGATAGGCCTAAGACAGAAGCAGTTGTATTTGTGTCCACTGTGCTGTAAATCTCTGAACAGAAGTGTTTAGGAGTTTCTAAGCCCTCTTGACTTTGTAAACTGTCCACCTTGGTCCATTTTACATTCATTTGTGCCACTGTTAAAGCTCAGATGTATATAGCCATGCAACATCTCAACAGTCCAACCTTCCCACCTTTTGCACCCTGCAATTCTAGGCATCAGAGAACAGAGCTTACAGAATCTTCCTCTGGCGTCCAGGGTCCTTTCTTCAAACTGGGGTCCACGCTCTTTGTCCATCGGTAAATCAGCTGAGCAGAATCTCTTCCTTCCATGTAATAAGCAACTAGAAATGCAAAGGTATATTTTAAAGGCTGTTGCAAACAATGTTTCTTCCTTTACTTACATTGTAACTGCGATATTTTCAAACAATGGATTGTCACAAGCAGCATTTTAATCTCAGCTTAAATACTTAAACAGTGGTACACAAGAAGAATTGAAAGAGCATGGCATACACAAAACATTACTATTTGTAATGGTATTATCCATACCAGACACATGATGACCCAACAATCCATCTTGCAACAACAAAGAACTAGGAAAGGTTTCAGCTCCAATACATATCTGACAGGTTCAAGACACCAGGGGTTATACTCACAGGCTTGGATTTAGGATGCCAGATACTTGATTACTATTCTCAACTCTGTCCCTCACTAGTCATTCTGCCTCCCACGCTTCtgaggagcagaagcagcagtaccAACCCCCTAGAAAAGGCTTCTGGGCACAGCACTGAAAACTGCCAAAACAGCTGGCCATGAGTGCATATTGCCTTTCTAGGGAAGAACTCTGATGATTTTGCTACAAAACCCAAAGCTCACACTACCATCAGTACTTGTTACAAGTCTCAGCCAATTTCAACGATGGATAAAGGTTCCAAGGATACTAAGTTCTTGCTGATCTAATGAAGCTCCCAGGCAGGTACAGGAAAGGCAAATATCACTGC includes the following:
- the SNAPC4 gene encoding snRNA-activating protein complex subunit 4 isoform X3 — protein: MEMEREDDSSDDDIEGSLPQDPETCLQMNHVYQEVIQEKIEEVELLIAQNKEQQKEIMCELGGPKIAKAGDGRNLPANIFLGHFMKPYFKDKTTGIGPPSNEDAKEKAAQGIKSFEQLLSTKWKSREKTLLQKSVISDRLQRLLQPKLLKMSYWNQKLEKVKTEMEKQILEKQIKEVEQEIEAINQLPESDLIGNRFDEHDWEKISNIHFDGQRSSEELRKFWQNWEHPSINKKEWTEEEIERLKKIAAKHGYLDWQTIAQELGTNRTPFQCLQKYQIYNKDLKRKEWTKGEDQMLLELVQEMRVGSHIPYKKIAYYMEGRDSAQLIYRWTKSVDPSLKKGPWTPEEDSMLLAAVKKYGERDWYKIRTEVPGRSDAQCRDRYLKALHCDVKKGKWSLEEEEQLIELVEKHGLGHWSKIASELPHRTGSQCLSKWKLMIGSKKRSRPTKRRHVQESSSSSESSSEDIELDLADSSEEEKTSKEECAFPSIDLWIPTRTNMQESNKGRYQTPSLFSPVSADAKTSSSEGPSATCDGNKDRAADKPSELNTLLRGMARPHSTDVVVKNPVEVMTKASRCGKQVLRVTLENVRRVLRNNTCFQRKLQSKILKPSAAVLPKISGVSTSVGQKLQGLQNITEKTYRQERERLRRMNLDRKLLMAVTPWVGNVLLPCTLQTGKMAFHQTKADSIQEKLKSVSLVSTPLFTLFIQLFQIDTNGCMKVIRERRLRQSELLRANARRPQQVLHTASQNMETSSGNSSQSCTQRNSRRGIPRNAVRPVALKARETAAAVSESSTPAVQGAPPAQVQRQKPKTVSELLREKRLRESRAKKAMQRTVFVAPQMLVSGPLIIQHPPQQIIPSAQAESKSAAAGCTNSQAQCAPAPLPAFTSVACSTSTPVVLENHSSSASETGKSPGSPQGAELQSNKELKEQALEGSSEGGVFPGVNPAAAEKAPNQGGCNGQVLAGSSTSVVLQNQAFVSHQITVVPVGIESGTNKLSLSTPVTCELNSNGPQQRPVNLLPALVTPQTGSHLIPNSVLPFTWVVTPQALLPTAVQAVVGVPQGLPTAAVRSQCQMTVTSNGNVSSLGVPPVPAGTSHPSSADTKAPSAQVAEGVHLGKTANHSITPLPVTSVSPGGTTSSVSSVTPACSGGFSKASDSCAAQTAVPVDAPTLHAVLLPQTQLPASTQGSDSPCVLSLTSLVKSHDSITTNGSSSNPSIITKGIVLQPGDPVPDNNVPRNSDGFAARALKNRPIASKPPTMQPADSPPQPTTSSAEKNPLDFSLISLEDEGLVKEWLNGKQGVQVPSLQTRLPYLPPFLCNLKTLSKLLLQKAALEQQAACLLPSDASQDEGAGVDLHAIRELVQQKLGNNPAYLLLKARFLAAFTLPAVLATLPPPKVTTTLSASRKQYEESDEEEWQSEKEVSEEEESCGNELTGVRLDGTVGDEPGDKDADLLNQDMGAEEMAAQSALDSCTDVADASAPQIRRSARFRKRRRI
- the SNAPC4 gene encoding snRNA-activating protein complex subunit 4 isoform X2; protein product: MGGALDWLGGVTCGGAQLTEVLSGDWVEGEGAGSAARQCGPGPGVCGVAMSRWPGPAGAPRRSPAAEAARSPSALDLNAEREKIRREIEELERSLEPGGAGIEVAVSDSSLSSDTDNGEDDDSDSHAEMEMEREDDSSDDDIEGSLPQDPETCLQMNHVYQEVIQEKIEEVELLIAQNKEQQKEIMCELGGPKIAKAGDGRNLPANIFLGHFMKPYFKDKTTGIGPPSNEDAKEKAAQGIKSFEQLLSTKWKSREKTLLQKSVISDRLQRLLQPKLLKMSYWNQKLEKVKTEMEKQILEKQIKEVEQEIEAINQLPESDLIGNRFDEHDWEKISNIHFDGQRSSEELRKFWQNWEHPSINKKEWTEEEIERLKKIAAKHGYLDWQTIAQELGTNRTPFQCLQKYQIYNKDLKRKEWTKGEDQMLLELVQEMRVGSHIPYKKIAYYMEGRDSAQLIYRWTKSVDPSLKKGPWTPEEDSMLLAAVKKYGERDWYKIRTEVPGRSDAQCRDRYLKALHCDVKKGKWSLEEEEQLIELVEKHGLGHWSKIASELPHRTGSQCLSKWKLMIGSKKRSRPTKRRHVQESSSSSESSSEDIELDLADSSEEEKTSKEECAFPSIDLWIPTRTNMQESNKGRYQTPSLFSPVSADAKTSSSEGPSATCDGNKDRAADKPSELNTLLRGMARPHSTDVVVKNPVEVMTKASRCGKQVLRVTLENVRRVLRNNTCFQRKLQSKILKPSAAVLPKISGVSTSVGQKLQGLQNITEKTYRQERERLRRMNLDRKLLMAVTPWVGNVLLPCTLQTGKMAFHQTKADSIQEKLKSVSLVSTPLFTLFIQLFQIDTNGCMKVIRERRLRQSELLRANARRPQQASQNMETSSGNSSQSCTQRNSRRGIPRNAVRPVALKARETAAAVSESSTPAVQGAPPAQVQRQKPKTVSELLREKRLRESRAKKAMQRTVFVAPQMLVSGPLIIQHPPQQIIPSAQAESKSAAAGCTNSQAQCAPAPLPAFTSVACSTSTPVVLENHSSSASETGKSPGSPQGAELQSNKELKEQALEGSSEGGVFPGVNPAAAEKAPNQGGCNGQVLAGSSTSVVLQNQAFVSHQITVVPVGIESGTNKLSLSTPVTCELNSNGPQQRPVNLLPALVTPQTGSHLIPNSVLPFTWVVTPQALLPTAVQAVVGVPQGLPTAAVRSQCQMTVTSNGNVSSLGVPPVPAGTSHPSSADTKAPSAQVAEGVHLGKTANHSITPLPVTSVSPGGTTSSVSSVTPACSGGFSKASDSCAAQTAVPVDAPTLHAVLLPQTQLPASTQGSDSPCVLSLTSLVKSHDSITTNGSSSNPSIITKGIVLQPGDPVPDNNVPRNSDGFAARALKNRPIASKPPTMQPADSPPQPTTSSAEKNPLDFSLISLEDEGLVKEWLNGKQGVQVPSLQTRLPYLPPFLCNLKTLSKLLLQKAALEQQAACLLPSDASQDEGAGVDLHAIRELVQQKLGNNPAYLLLKARFLAAFTLPAVLATLPPPKVTTTLSASRKQYEESDEEEWQSEKEVSEEEESCGNELTGVRLDGTVGDEPGDKDADLLNQDMGAEEMAAQSALDSCTDVADASAPQIRRSARFRKRRRI
- the SNAPC4 gene encoding snRNA-activating protein complex subunit 4 isoform X1, which translates into the protein MGGALDWLGGVTCGGAQLTEVLSGDWVEGEGAGSAARQCGPGPGVCGVAMSRWPGPAGAPRRSPAAEAARSPSALDLNAEREKIRREIEELERSLEPGGAGIEVAVSDSSLSSDTDNGEDDDSDSHAEMEMEREDDSSDDDIEGSLPQDPETCLQMNHVYQEVIQEKIEEVELLIAQNKEQQKEIMCELGGPKIAKAGDGRNLPANIFLGHFMKPYFKDKTTGIGPPSNEDAKEKAAQGIKSFEQLLSTKWKSREKTLLQKSVISDRLQRLLQPKLLKMSYWNQKLEKVKTEMEKQILEKQIKEVEQEIEAINQLPESDLIGNRFDEHDWEKISNIHFDGQRSSEELRKFWQNWEHPSINKKEWTEEEIERLKKIAAKHGYLDWQTIAQELGTNRTPFQCLQKYQIYNKDLKRKEWTKGEDQMLLELVQEMRVGSHIPYKKIAYYMEGRDSAQLIYRWTKSVDPSLKKGPWTPEEDSMLLAAVKKYGERDWYKIRTEVPGRSDAQCRDRYLKALHCDVKKGKWSLEEEEQLIELVEKHGLGHWSKIASELPHRTGSQCLSKWKLMIGSKKRSRPTKRRHVQESSSSSESSSEDIELDLADSSEEEKTSKEECAFPSIDLWIPTRTNMQESNKGRYQTPSLFSPVSADAKTSSSEGPSATCDGNKDRAADKPSELNTLLRGMARPHSTDVVVKNPVEVMTKASRCGKQVLRVTLENVRRVLRNNTCFQRKLQSKILKPSAAVLPKISGVSTSVGQKLQGLQNITEKTYRQERERLRRMNLDRKLLMAVTPWVGNVLLPCTLQTGKMAFHQTKADSIQEKLKSVSLVSTPLFTLFIQLFQIDTNGCMKVIRERRLRQSELLRANARRPQQVLHTASQNMETSSGNSSQSCTQRNSRRGIPRNAVRPVALKARETAAAVSESSTPAVQGAPPAQVQRQKPKTVSELLREKRLRESRAKKAMQRTVFVAPQMLVSGPLIIQHPPQQIIPSAQAESKSAAAGCTNSQAQCAPAPLPAFTSVACSTSTPVVLENHSSSASETGKSPGSPQGAELQSNKELKEQALEGSSEGGVFPGVNPAAAEKAPNQGGCNGQVLAGSSTSVVLQNQAFVSHQITVVPVGIESGTNKLSLSTPVTCELNSNGPQQRPVNLLPALVTPQTGSHLIPNSVLPFTWVVTPQALLPTAVQAVVGVPQGLPTAAVRSQCQMTVTSNGNVSSLGVPPVPAGTSHPSSADTKAPSAQVAEGVHLGKTANHSITPLPVTSVSPGGTTSSVSSVTPACSGGFSKASDSCAAQTAVPVDAPTLHAVLLPQTQLPASTQGSDSPCVLSLTSLVKSHDSITTNGSSSNPSIITKGIVLQPGDPVPDNNVPRNSDGFAARALKNRPIASKPPTMQPADSPPQPTTSSAEKNPLDFSLISLEDEGLVKEWLNGKQGVQVPSLQTRLPYLPPFLCNLKTLSKLLLQKAALEQQAACLLPSDASQDEGAGVDLHAIRELVQQKLGNNPAYLLLKARFLAAFTLPAVLATLPPPKVTTTLSASRKQYEESDEEEWQSEKEVSEEEESCGNELTGVRLDGTVGDEPGDKDADLLNQDMGAEEMAAQSALDSCTDVADASAPQIRRSARFRKRRRI